A single Candoia aspera isolate rCanAsp1 chromosome 5, rCanAsp1.hap2, whole genome shotgun sequence DNA region contains:
- the DRD3 gene encoding D(3) dopamine receptor, whose protein sequence is MDVMMCTASILNLCAISIDRYTAVVMPVLYQYNTGPSSCRRVSLMITIVWLLAFAVSCPLLFGFNTTGDPNICSISNPDFIIYSSVASFYIPFLVTLMLYIRIYMVLRQRQRKRILTRQGGHSVKAYCKQQPPTERKVLHKNPPDALSCCLLLKCSHQMLPAEKKPLTPTDLQGYCSFCHEVSFSSRGDKQAGDLKIRKKIKEQNLEVHKLNNGKTKTSLKLSYQPHRSIQLRERKATQMLAIVLGTFIVCWLPFFVTHILKTHCQACHIPPELYSVTIWLGYINSALNPIIYTTFNNEFRKAFLKILYC, encoded by the exons ATGGATGTGATGATGTGTACAGCCAGCATTTTAAATCTCTGTGCTATCAGCATTGACAG ATACACCGCAGTGGTGATGCCTGTACTTTACCAATACAACACTGGCCCCAGCTCTTGCCGGAGAGTTTCTCTTATGATAACAATAGTCTGGTTGTTGGCATTTGCTGTTTCCTGCCCTCTTCTCTTTGGCTTCAATACCACAG GTGATCCCAATATTTGCTCCATCTCTAATCCTGATTTTATTATCTATTCTTCTGTGGCATCCTTTTATATTCCATTCTTGGTGACTCTTATGCTCTACATCCGGATTTACATGGTTCTGAGGCAAAGACAGAGGAAGCGAATCCTCACCAGACAAGGCGGCCATAGTGTCAAAGCCTATTGTAAACAGCAA ccaccTACAGAGAGAAAAGTTTTGCACAAGAATCCCCCAGATGCTCTTTCATGTTGCTTACTGCTAAAATGTTCACACCAGATGTTGCCTGCTGAAAAGAAGCCTCTGACACCTACAGACTTACAGGGGTATTGCAGTTTTTGCCATGAAGTTTCCTTCTCCAGCAGAGGGGATAAACAGGCTGGTGAcctaaaaataaggaagaaaatcaAGGAACAAAACTTAGAAGTGCACAAGCTCAACAatggcaaaacaaaaacatctttgAAGCTATCATATCAACCACACCGCTCAATACAGCTTAGAGAAAGGAAGGCCACTCAAATGCTAGCTATTGTTCTTG GGACTTTCATAGTCTGCTGGCTGCCATTCTTCGTGACACACATATTGAAAACTCACTGTCAAGCATGCCACATCCCCCCAGAGCTCTACAGTGTTACCATTTGGCTTGGTTACATCAACAGTGCCCTCAACCCTATCATCTACACCACCTTCAACAATGAGTTCCGTAAAGCTTTCCTTAAGATTCTGTACTGCTGA